In one window of Arachis ipaensis cultivar K30076 chromosome B06, Araip1.1, whole genome shotgun sequence DNA:
- the LOC107645162 gene encoding small nuclear ribonucleoprotein Sm D1, giving the protein MKLVRFLMKLNNETVSIELKNGTIVHGTITGVDISMNTHLKTVKLTLKGKNPVTLDHLSVRGNNIRYYILPDSLNLETLLVEETPRVKPKKPTAGKPLGRGRGRGRGRGRGRGR; this is encoded by the exons ATGAAGCTCGTTAG GTTTCTCATGAAGTTGAACAACGAAACCGTTTCAATCGAGCTCAAGAACGGTACTATTGTCCACGGCACTATCACAG GTGTTGATATCAGTATGAATACACATTTGAAAACCGTTAAACTAACCCTGAAAGGGAAAAACCCAGTGACTCTGGATCATCTTAGTGTGAGAGGCAACAACATTCGTTATTACATCCTTCCAGACAGCTTGAATCTCGAGACTTTACTAGTTGAAGAGACTCCAAGAGTCAAGCCCAAGAAGCCAACTGCTG GGAAGCCGTTGGGGAGAGGAAGGGGAAGAGGACGTGGGCGTGGACGTGGTCGTGGCCGTTAA